From the genome of Clostridium sp. BNL1100, one region includes:
- a CDS encoding ABC transporter permease: protein MRITALVKRIFQQMLRDKRTLGLLFVAPLLILTLMHFLFNGNTVNPKLGAINIDKSLISDLEKVNIDIKKYDGISKDIIDRDKLDGLLEMKNDKLQLTLENSQPTVSRVIEAKVNQVVISQNMQRHFATLQSQMKQFGNRTTLPNNVQKDNAQDNINVIYVYGNEDTNFFDILNPVLIGFFVFFFVFIISGIGLLRERTTGTLERLLATPIQRAEIVLGYLIGYGAFAVIQTIIVVLFSINVLSVVLVGSIWSVITINLILALVALSLGTLLSAFAASEFQMMQFIPIIIVPQIFFAGIFPTENMATWLQSVAKIMPIYYAADALKSVMYKGFDLSQVSGDICALSIFAVIFIILNVFALKKYRKI from the coding sequence GTGAGAATAACTGCGTTAGTTAAAAGAATTTTTCAGCAGATGCTAAGAGATAAAAGGACATTGGGGTTATTGTTTGTTGCTCCACTATTAATACTAACTCTAATGCATTTCTTATTTAACGGGAACACGGTGAATCCTAAGTTAGGGGCAATTAATATTGATAAAAGCCTTATCTCGGACCTGGAAAAGGTAAACATAGATATTAAAAAATATGATGGTATTTCGAAGGATATAATTGATAGAGACAAACTTGACGGGTTATTGGAGATGAAGAATGATAAGCTACAGCTAACTTTGGAAAACAGTCAACCTACAGTATCTAGAGTGATAGAGGCGAAAGTAAATCAAGTAGTAATCTCACAGAACATGCAGAGACATTTTGCTACTCTACAAAGTCAAATGAAGCAATTTGGGAATAGAACTACATTGCCAAATAATGTTCAAAAGGACAATGCTCAAGACAATATTAATGTTATCTATGTTTATGGTAATGAAGATACTAATTTTTTTGATATATTAAATCCAGTTTTAATAGGATTCTTTGTTTTCTTTTTTGTTTTCATTATATCTGGAATCGGTCTACTTAGGGAAAGAACTACAGGAACACTTGAAAGATTGTTAGCTACTCCAATTCAAAGAGCTGAAATAGTATTAGGGTACTTAATAGGATATGGAGCATTTGCTGTAATTCAAACTATTATTGTTGTGCTATTTTCAATTAATGTATTAAGTGTTGTTCTTGTAGGTTCTATCTGGAGCGTAATAACCATTAACTTAATATTAGCATTAGTAGCATTATCACTAGGAACTTTGTTATCAGCGTTCGCTGCCTCAGAATTTCAAATGATGCAGTTTATACCTATTATTATTGTTCCACAGATATTCTTTGCGGGGATTTTTCCTACAGAGAATATGGCTACATGGCTACAATCTGTTGCAAAAATAATGCCTATATATTATGCAGCTGATGCTTTGAAAAGTGTAATGTATAAAGGCTTTGATTTAAGTCAAGTTAGTGGAGATATATGCGCACTATCTATATTTGCAGTGATTTTTATTATACTCAATGTTTTTGCATTAAAAAAATATCGAAAAATATAA
- a CDS encoding ABC transporter ATP-binding protein, producing MAINVKLEQVSKSYGKKTVLNDVDLTIKEGQIYGLIGPSGAGKTTLVKTIVGMEKVDVGTVKVLDTKMPNLKVLQNIGYMAQSDALYPELTAQENLQFFASIFKISKTERKERMLYVADLVNLREELNKKVSAYSGGMKRRLSLAIAFIQNPKVLILDEPTVGIDPELRLSIWNELIRLKKEEKKTIVVTTHVMDEAERCDCLAMIREGKILTSGSPKELKDNYNVTSLEEVFLKAGGII from the coding sequence ATGGCTATAAATGTTAAGCTAGAGCAAGTCAGTAAAAGTTATGGCAAAAAAACAGTGTTGAATGACGTAGACTTGACCATAAAAGAAGGACAGATATATGGTTTAATTGGTCCATCTGGAGCTGGGAAAACCACGTTGGTCAAAACTATTGTGGGGATGGAAAAGGTTGATGTTGGTACCGTTAAAGTATTGGATACCAAAATGCCTAACTTAAAAGTACTACAAAACATAGGCTATATGGCTCAGTCAGATGCTTTATATCCAGAGCTAACAGCACAAGAAAATCTCCAATTCTTTGCATCTATTTTCAAAATTAGCAAAACAGAACGTAAGGAACGAATGCTTTATGTAGCAGATTTAGTTAATCTAAGAGAAGAACTAAATAAAAAGGTGTCTGCTTATTCTGGGGGAATGAAACGGAGGTTATCACTAGCAATAGCCTTTATTCAAAACCCCAAAGTGCTTATATTGGATGAACCTACAGTGGGAATAGACCCTGAATTAAGATTATCAATTTGGAATGAATTAATACGTCTTAAAAAGGAAGAAAAGAAAACTATCGTAGTTACAACTCATGTTATGGATGAAGCAGAAAGATGCGATTGCCTTGCTATGATTAGAGAGGGGAAAATCCTAACAAGCGGTTCTCCTAAAGAATTAAAGGATAATTATAATGTAACTAGTTTAGAAGAGGTGTTCTTAAAGGCAGGAGGTATCATATAG